The Pontibacter korlensis sequence AGCCACTCGTTTCCTTTGTCTGGAAAAATTGTGTGGGTTAAATGGTGTCAGCAGAGACTTGGATTAAAATTCAAAACGGTTCGGAGGAAGCCTTTCAGGAGTTATTTGATGAGCAGTGGAAGCGTTGTTTTTCTCTATCCTATAATATGCTACGCGACAAGGAGCAGGCTGAAGATCTGGTGCAGGAAGTGTTTACGGATTTATGGGTCAGGAGAAAAACCCTGTTACTCCAAAATCCAGAGGCTTTTCTAACCCAGATGATCAAAAATAAAGCATTTAGCTCTTTATCACGAACGCGTATTCCCGTTAGAAACCTGGAAATACTTGAAGAGCTTCATAAAGAGTTTTCCCCTGAGGATACCTATATACTTGGGGAACTTCATGCTCAAGTTAATCTTCTTATAGAAAGCTTGCCGCCACGTTGCCGTGAAGTTTTTGTTTTAAAGAGGTATGAAGAAATGAGTGTGGAGGAAATTGCCACAAAGCTAGATATATCTATCCGTACTGTTGAGCACCACTTATACCAAGCTGCCAAAATTCTTAAAAGCAACTTATACCCCATTATGCTATTGTTAATATTGCGTGCTTCAATTTAACATATTCATTACTACTCTGCACTAAGTACAAAGTGCCCTTTCGGATACTTACTCATGAAAAGCAATTATATGAGTAAGGAAAAATACTGGCAGCAAGTCTTTCATAGATATTTACAGGGGGAAGCCAGCCAAAAAGAAAACAATACTTTACAGAAATTCATTCTGTATCTAGAGCAGAATCAGAATGAAGAAGCCATTTGGAATGAAATTGGAGAGCCTGACGAGGAAATAAAGAGGCGTATACAACTTAAGATTACACTCCAAAAGAAACACTTAAACACTCCTATTGTGTGGTATAAGCGGCAGGCTGTAAAGATTGCTGCAACTATTCTGCTGATATTAGCCAGCAGTGCCTTTCTATACACAAGCGTTAACCACAACAATATACCAGCCGGAACACAGGCTGAACAGTTTACATCTGTTTTGGTTGCGCCTGGCCAGCAAAAAGAACTTGTTCTGCCTGATGGCTCACGGGTAAAGCTTAACAGTGGCAGCGAACTGAAGTATAGCGCCAGCGAATTTGGTAGTGAAGAGCGTAGGGTATACCTGAAAGGGGAAGCCTTTTTCGAGGTAAAGCGAGATACTATGCATGCTTTTGTTGTCGAGACGCAAGGCCTTACTACCCGTGTTCTTGGCACCTCCTTTAACATCAATACACACGATAGCGAACATGCTGTAACAGTAGCTACAGGGCTGGTAGAAGTATCTGAAAAGATAACAGGCAAGGCTAATAAAGTGCTGCTACATCCTTCAGAGAAAGCAATATTTAACGTGGAGGCAGGTGAGCTGCAGAAGTTGAAGCAGGTAAGTCTAGATGATTTTGCCTGGACTGAGCGCATACTTGTCTTACAGGACATGCCTCTTCATAAAGCTATTGACAGAGTGGAACGATGGTACGGAGTAGAAATAGCATATAACTCAGAAATGTCTGGAAGAAGGCTTACAGCCAGATACGAGAATGAGACGCTTGAAGACGTGATGCAAAGCCTCTCTTTCCTGCTTGACCTCACCTGGGAAAAGACAACACCTTATAAACTAAATCTTAAAAATCCTTCTAATGATGCGAAAAAAAATACGGGCAAAAAATAAGGCAGCTTCTCGTAAGAGATACCCTCTGCTTTTTCTTGCGCTGATGGGTACGGCTTCGTTGCCTTCCTATTCACAAGCCACTGAGTCATATCCTGTTAATTTTTCAGTAACAAACGCTAGCTTACCTGAGATTTTCAATAAACTTGAGGCTACCACAGGCTATAGCTTTGCTTATACTGATGAGGTGGCAAAACTAAATAAATCCTTCTCTGTGGCTAAAACTAAGTCGATTGATGAGGTACTAAAGAAGTTATCAGAAGAAGGTAATCTGAAGTTTAGAAAAGATAACAAAACTATTTCTATAGCGGTTGATGAGGCTGGCAAAAAAGAAAAGCAGCAAATAAGTACCGTTTCAGGACAAGTAAAAGACAATACAGGCCAACCGCTACCAGGAGTCTCAGTTACTATAAAGGGTACATCTAAAGGTGCTGTTACTGATGTTGATGGAAATTATTCCGTTAATGTTTCTGGTCTGGATCAGCCGGTTCTGATTTTCTCCTATATTGGCTTTGCCAGCCAGGAGGTGGTAGTAAACAACCAGAGCCAGCTTGACATTGTACTTGGAGAAGATACAAAAAGTCTGAGTGAGGTGGTAGTGATTGGTTACGGTACAGCCAAAAGGTCAGATATCACCACTGCAATTACTACGCTGCCCAACGCGGATAAAATCGCCAATCGTCCTATTTCTAATGTAGCTGATGCTTTGCAAGGAAATCTGGCTGGTGTAACGGTTACACAAAGCGGGGGAGATCCTTCAGCTGCGCCACAAATAGTAATAAGAGGAGCCGGTACCATCAACAGCGAATCCCCTTTGTGGGTAGTGGACGGCATGCCTTATTATGGTGGGCCTCTGAATCCCAGAGATATTGAAACTTACACCGTATTGAAGGATGCTTCTGCTGCTGCAATATATGGAGCACAGGCTTCATCAGGCGTTATACTTGTCACTACTAAAAGCGGTAAGGCCGGAAAGCCAAGAGTTTCATTAGACACTTATTATGGTTGGCAATCGGCTCATAAGTTGCCGGAAGCGCTTAATGCCGCAGAACAGTCTGCTGTATATAACCAAGCCGCAGATAATGCTGGCGCATCACGTCCGGATGCCCATAACCCGGACAAGAACCCGTGGGGGCAGGTAACACGCACTAACTGGATAGATGAAATTTTTAGAACGGGTGGCATATATAACATCAATGCCAGTATCAGTGGTGGTAACGACAAAGGCCGCTATTTATCCTCCTTTGGGTATCAAAACAAAGATGGTGTCTTGCTGAACACGAACCTGAAGCGATACAATTTCAGGATAAAATCAGACTACGATTTTAGTGATAAGGTGCGCGTAGGGCAGAACCTCTACGTTAACCAGAGTAATTCTCAAGGAACAAATACCTCTAACAGCTACTCCGGAACTATTATAAATGCCATTTATATGCCGCCTGCAGCACCAGTTTATGATGAAGAGGGTAACTTTCACGGAGTTGTGCCTGATAACCTGGTAAGTTCATTTGGTGGTTCTTATGGCGATACCTATAACCCTGTTGCATTATTACTTCGCCCTACGGTAAACAGCCCGAGCCTTAATATAAACGGAACAGCCTATGTAGAGTATAGTCCACTCGCAAACTTAAAGTTCAGGAGTGGCTTTAGCATGGACCTGTTGCGGGATTCTTACAAGCGCTTTGATCCGCGCATTCCGGAACCAGGCAAGCCTAACTCCATGAACTACCTGACACAAAGTGAGGCAAGCAGAAATAAGTGGATATGGGATAACCAGTTGTCTTACCAGAAAGCCATTGGGAAAAGCTTTTTTGATGTAACAGCTGTTTATTCGGCACAGCATACCAACTATGAGTACAACTGGCAAAGAGGACAAAACTTTGACCGTGAAGATGATTGGTTCCAGTACATGGGCAATGCCAAAGAAATCATTGAAAGGCCAACCAGTAGCGTGTATGAAGACGCCTTAACCTCTGCAATAGGAAGAATATCTTACAACTACGATGACCGTTATTTCTTAACAGGTAGTATGCGTCGGGACGAGAGTTCGCGTTTACATGCCGACAATAACAGCGACATTTTCCCTGCAGCTTCTGCTGCCTGGAAAATATCCTCAGAGCCTTTCTTTCGTACCGATTTCTTCCAGATGCTGAAACTTAGAGCATCCTGGGGACAGATTGGCAATATACAGTCGGTTGATTAC is a genomic window containing:
- a CDS encoding RNA polymerase sigma factor, encoding MVSAETWIKIQNGSEEAFQELFDEQWKRCFSLSYNMLRDKEQAEDLVQEVFTDLWVRRKTLLLQNPEAFLTQMIKNKAFSSLSRTRIPVRNLEILEELHKEFSPEDTYILGELHAQVNLLIESLPPRCREVFVLKRYEEMSVEEIATKLDISIRTVEHHLYQAAKILKSNLYPIMLLLILRASI
- a CDS encoding FecR family protein; this encodes MSKEKYWQQVFHRYLQGEASQKENNTLQKFILYLEQNQNEEAIWNEIGEPDEEIKRRIQLKITLQKKHLNTPIVWYKRQAVKIAATILLILASSAFLYTSVNHNNIPAGTQAEQFTSVLVAPGQQKELVLPDGSRVKLNSGSELKYSASEFGSEERRVYLKGEAFFEVKRDTMHAFVVETQGLTTRVLGTSFNINTHDSEHAVTVATGLVEVSEKITGKANKVLLHPSEKAIFNVEAGELQKLKQVSLDDFAWTERILVLQDMPLHKAIDRVERWYGVEIAYNSEMSGRRLTARYENETLEDVMQSLSFLLDLTWEKTTPYKLNLKNPSNDAKKNTGKK
- a CDS encoding SusC/RagA family TonB-linked outer membrane protein, which produces MMRKKIRAKNKAASRKRYPLLFLALMGTASLPSYSQATESYPVNFSVTNASLPEIFNKLEATTGYSFAYTDEVAKLNKSFSVAKTKSIDEVLKKLSEEGNLKFRKDNKTISIAVDEAGKKEKQQISTVSGQVKDNTGQPLPGVSVTIKGTSKGAVTDVDGNYSVNVSGLDQPVLIFSYIGFASQEVVVNNQSQLDIVLGEDTKSLSEVVVIGYGTAKRSDITTAITTLPNADKIANRPISNVADALQGNLAGVTVTQSGGDPSAAPQIVIRGAGTINSESPLWVVDGMPYYGGPLNPRDIETYTVLKDASAAAIYGAQASSGVILVTTKSGKAGKPRVSLDTYYGWQSAHKLPEALNAAEQSAVYNQAADNAGASRPDAHNPDKNPWGQVTRTNWIDEIFRTGGIYNINASISGGNDKGRYLSSFGYQNKDGVLLNTNLKRYNFRIKSDYDFSDKVRVGQNLYVNQSNSQGTNTSNSYSGTIINAIYMPPAAPVYDEEGNFHGVVPDNLVSSFGGSYGDTYNPVALLLRPTVNSPSLNINGTAYVEYSPLANLKFRSGFSMDLLRDSYKRFDPRIPEPGKPNSMNYLTQSEASRNKWIWDNQLSYQKAIGKSFFDVTAVYSAQHTNYEYNWQRGQNFDREDDWFQYMGNAKEIIERPTSSVYEDALTSAIGRISYNYDDRYFLTGSMRRDESSRLHADNNSDIFPAASAAWKISSEPFFRTDFFQMLKLRASWGQIGNIQSVDYYAYNVPLEAGNAYLGASPAFQQAYYINKESNPRLEWERSETFDVGLDVAMFNDRLTLTADYYEKYTRGLILPVDPNRHVGVQNGATRNVGTVLNKGLELALGYSGNIGELTYQVNGNITTLKNELQDLNGYGNDHIVHNQNVRSMFSPYRSTPGQPLFSYYLIPHDGIFQSNEQVAEYTNAQGELIQPNAKAGDLIFRDVNGDGKIDDNDRVYMGNAMPDVAYGLNLNLQWKNFDLTLFGQGVSGVKLLTGYKYSTYNAGLQGYNLDRAVLDAWTPQNTGASIPRLSTSDTNLNFGTASDWYLEKGDYFRIKNLMIGYTLPAQLMSRIRSGASLRVYAAAENLLTITPYEGLDPEIGGVGLDMGTYPVPRTYTVGLNLHF